The DNA window gcagcgccgccgccgccgccgcacgcgccgcCTCGGCTtacgcccgcgcccgccgccgcgccgcctcgCCCCGGCCCAGTCCCGATGCCGCCCCGGTATggccccgccgcgccgccgccacacCGCGCCCCGGTCGTGCCCCGCCGAGCCGGCCGGCCCCgtccccggccccggccccggccatGCCCCGCCGCGCTGCCTCGTCCCCGtcccggcgccgccgcgccgtcgcGTCGCCACCCCGGTCCGACCCCGCCATGTCACTGCTCCCGGCCCCTTGCCGCTGTCCCCGTCCCCGGCCCCTTGCCccggccggtcggagaagagaaggaaggagaggaaggaggaaggaagagggggaagaaggagaaggagaaggagaaggagaggaggaggaggaggaggaggaagcaccACCAACCAACCCATCCCCGACGCCCAGCCATCCTCGCACGTCGTCGACCACACCTCGCTCGGCGGCCCACCAGTCCGTCCACGCCGTCCTAGGTACACTctcttttctcctttttccttTCTCGTAGTAGTGTAGccatgtgttgtgttgtgttgtgttgtggtggtgatggtggtggaggtggtggtgtggtTGTGGTGGAGTAAATGGAGGTGTTTGTGGAGGTGGAAGTGGTGGTGGGGTTGTGGTGGTAGTGGTGATGGAGGTGGATGTagagttggaggtggaggaggttttATGGCTTCATAATTAAAGTATATGGTTGTGATGTATGCTTGTGGTGTTAAATGTGTACttgtggatgtttgtgtggttgccggccatcgtgccgatgcttttttgcaggttttgggaacctcaccgtgcaggggaggttctgccgaattttttttgGAAATGACAGTATTTTCTTGTTTTGCAAAGAAGAGCGGATCCGGAGTAGCCCCGCGctgtgccggtctgcctgcatagCGTCGCCTCACCAcagcaccgccaccctaggtataacccttgTACCCGTACCTTGGTCGTAGATCTCgtcacccagttaggcgtctcccgtccgaaagagatacggttcccaccgtatctctttcggattgtccacattttttggacagcccgtggatgcgtagatgggttagcttccatgttctgctcccGTCTGAGTCagagtttcggcagcatctccccattgttctccggatacacactctcctttgtaggacgtgtatcgggagaacagcggggaggtgctgccgaaattcctgtctcggataggagcggagcatggaagctaaccttatctacgcatcctcgggtgggattaggacctatccttcacctattagatggtaggaacaccgtgtagatgcaattgctggttttattactcgcttacatatgtgtatgacagaggatggataaccatgagtggatgtacacgggctacgCAAGTAAGAGCCATGAATGGGTTAGGGGGACCGGTCATTTACTAGAGCATGCATTTGGCAGGGCTGCTAAAGGGTCGAGTCGGATGCcatgtccctacagcaaatgtaaGAACACAAAAAGAAAACGAAAGAGTCAGGTGGTGAGAGATCTTTACAAGCACGGATTCGTTgcaaactatacccgctggatctaccatggtgaaggcgatcgtattagagaggaggtggtgagaccacaccTCGAGGAGTATGATGGAGATGCCGGGATGGCAGACATGATGGCAGACTTTCACGATGCATGGTTCATTGAAGgattggaggaggaggaggatctaGAGGAAACCGCACAGGTGTTCTTAGCCATGCTGGAttcggcacagaagccccttcacgagaagacagtggtttcgcaactggatgccatttCACGCCTAATAGCGTTGGAAGTCGCAATTGAGCCTGAGTCGAGACGGCTTCGATGCCATGTTGACAGTTTTGGGCAAACTGCTTCTGGAGGGTCACATCTTGCCGAAGAACACGTACGAGTCACagagactccttcgtgcacttaagatgtcgtatgagccgATCCATGCTTGTCTGaatgggtgcgtcctatttaggggaGACCATgagaaagcaacgcactgtccaaagtgcaacgcctctaggtttgtggaggtagacggtagtgatggcaagaagaaacagTCTAAGATCCCCAAGAaggtcctatggtaccttcctttcctaccgaggatccaacggctgtacatgacagaggagtccgcgaaacaaatgacatggcacaagaatggcaaaagatacagtcctgacaagatgatacacccatcggATGGTGACGCATGGAAGCACTTCGATGACATGCATCCTGGCAAAGCTATGGAGGCTCGGAATGTATgtgtagcgctggcaacagatgggttcaacccgtttggaatgatggcggccccgtacacttgttggcccattttcgtgatccccctcaatcttcccCCGGCGTCATTTTTGAACCCAGGAACGTGTTCTTGTCGCTGATAATACCTGGACACCCAGgcaacaatatgggtgtgttcatgcagcCAGTGTTGGATGAATTGCAagatgcttgggaaaaggggtaCTGacgtacgaccgagctacaaagaagaacttcacaatgcatgtgtggtaccagtaTTCAATGCATGAATTACTGGCGTATGGCATATTCAGCgcatggtgtgttcacgggaagttcccttgcCCAACATGCAAGGCAGCTGTGATGTTCACCTGGCTGaacaagggtggcaagtattcttcgttcgacaaacatcgtcaattcctgccTGACAACCATGAATTCAGAAGAGACATCAagcacttcacgaaaggtgttgaAGTCACCGACCCCATTCCTCAGATTATGGGCGGTGCCAAGGTCCTTGCCGAGATAGAGGCTCTCCAAATTGATGAAGTCAAgggtggttttattggatatggtaccgaacacatgtggactcatatatcgggcttgactaggctcccctacttcaaggaccttcttcttccacacaacatcgatgtaatgcacacagaaaagaatgtcgctgaggcactctaggcaacactcatggacataaaggaaaagtcaaaggacaacgttaaggctagactggacGTGGAAAAgatgtgcgatagaccaaagctagtgaTGAAGACCCCTGCGCCCGGCAAGAGATGGAAAAGGGACTCGGACGATTACATCTTGAAAAGGGGCAATAGGAAGGAAGTACTGCAGTGGatcaagacgttaatgttccctgatgggtatgcggcgaatctgagtaggggagtgaacttcaAGGCTATgaaagtcaacgggatgaagagtcatgacttccacatatggattcagcggctccttcctgcgatgacccAAGGATACCTCCCCGAGCCAGTGTGGCGCAtactggcagagttgagctatttcttccactagctttgtgccaaggagttatctcgggtcGCGATTGCTGAACTGGAGCGTCTTGCACCTTTGTTGCTCTGCAAGATGGAGATGATCTTTCCGCCCGGCTTCTTGCTGCCGATGCAACATCTAATTTTGCACCTACCGCATGAGGCACATTTGGGGGGcctgtgcaggcccgttggtgctatccaatcgagaggtgtctaaaggttcttcggaaaaagtgtagaaataaagccaaaattgaggcttccgtggcagaggcattcattctggaggaggtgtcgaacttcacaacGGCGTACTATAATGAGAcccttcccagcgtgcacaatccaCCCCCTCGTCACAACGCCATcgagagttcatcgaacctcagccttttcacaGGGCAACTCAGAAGAGGAAGCGCAGGTACCCTCAAGAACTTGCGAGAttatgagtggcgcactatcttCCTCTacgtgttgttgaaccttgaagAAGTGAATCCTTATTAgaggtaagttctcaatgagcttgttacatacgccgtcACTATCCTCCACCTATCGATCCGACCCCCTTGTCTCTTGTTTTTTTAGGGAATTTATTAATGAATACTGGAGagggaatagggctccttcccctcaagaagaagaCCATCTTCTCAAATATGGTGTGCTCGATTTTATTTCCTGGTTCTGTACGAAGGTACCATCCAACTTACCTCGTTCCAACTTTGAGATTCCACTTTGCTCCTaggagcgagtaatgtaacgatctacCTGGCCTCACCTTGCAGGCCTGCATGGATGCGAAAATGAGTGATGAATTGAAACAGGTTGGCAGGGGCTTCTCccatagggtcaagtcattcactgTTTATGATgcgaatggctatcgctttcgcaCGAGAAGCTACGAGGAGAGTCGGCCCAACCGAAGCACCACGTGCACTGGAGTTCGTACGCCCAACACCGATGAGCGCGACTATTACGGCATAGtcaaagaaatatacgagctcaactttgAGGGTCCCAAAGCTCTTAATCTAGTGgttttcaaatgccattggttcgatcctgaaGTCACGAGAAGAGCCCCTGAGATTGGGCAAGTCGAAATTCAACAGGATTCCATCTataaaggagacgatgtctatattgtggctcaacaggccaggcaagtttattatctcccatgggcatGCCAAAAAGACGAGAAGCTTACGGGTTGGTACCTTGTGCACTTGGTATCGTCGCGCGGTAAAgcgcctgtcccaaacgatgatgattacaactttgaTCCAAAGACAGATagcggagagttctatcaacctaaggggctagaagggagtttGGAGATAGACATAACTTCgttgatgggcatggaagtagacaacgacatcgatgaggacgagggtgaTGAGGTGTAGAATGCTAAGGACTTAAGAATGCTTGAGCGATGGAGGATGGAGCGCGATGGAGTTGTTGAGGACGATGTAGATGATGAGGACGATGTAGATgagaggacgatggagatgatgccGTTCGTGGATATGATGAGGACTTATACGAGCTCAACAATATTGATAGTAATGACgacaatagtgatagtgatagtgatgatgatgacgacatgCCAGTCACTACCGTTCGTGGAGataatttctaattcatgtaataatatattgttattattattaccttgcaattatgtttcattcattttgcatctctttacaAGTACTTCTCGTTTATTTGTGAACAAGGGTTTAATCTTTGTCATTGTAGGCACTCGAAAAAATGCTGGGCAGAAGGCGGCAGCAACGACAGGGGATCACCTCGGTCTACCAGAGGGACCGCTCACCCACCGCCGATGAGGAGCCGCCGTCGGTGGAGCCATCGACGAGCAGGGAGAGTAGGCCCCACGGACGTCGCTCGGCGACGAGGAGGCTGGAGTTGCCTCCTGACCCGACACCCCAACAGGGGGTGACGACGACGACAACCGGCAGTTCCTCTTCCTCGTCGGACTCGGACCACGGGGGCGAGGCAACACCAGGGGAGACGCCTTCCTCAGGTTCAAGCAAGGTCTACTCGCGTGGGCCCTCGTCCCTCCCTTCAGCACCGCTCACGCCTTCCCGCCGCTCGGTGATTCGACCCTGCGGTGACAAGTAAGTAACCATTGATGTTTtcactacttgttcatatgacatgttgaaaatcgtacttcagactaacaattcttcttaatgactggTGCAGTAACTAGACGATTGTGAGCGGAGGGGGCAATGCACGCCATGTCAATGGCATTCAGAGCCTCCTGCTTCGGAAGCACTACCCTGGCAGGGTCACCCACGCTAGGGTGACAGGGCCGCCCTGGTCGTGGGAGCACTTCGCCAGCGTCGTGGACCCCGACCACAGCACCCTTGCAACGAGGATCAAGAGGGAGTTCTAGGTGAGTCTGCATCACACCGCATTGCTCAGTACTACGCATTTGTTggacgttcttgaaataatgaaatgatacatgatgtctgtatgcaggattACTTCACGTGCGAGGATGGGAAACAGGCCGAGGCGGCGtgagtgcaggacaaggtctgcAGAGAGCGACTCAAGGACCTGTACCATGAGGGGCGTATCCAATGCATCATCACCTACAACGCCGATGTGCTTGGCCGGGTGGTGAGGAAGAGGGAAGCCAGGCAGATGATGCTCCAGAGGGAGACTGACctcaccagggagcagtacctccAGGTAAGTAGAAAACATTCATTCTGATTCGTTCCATGAAAAATAAGTAGGCTTCAATTCATCTTCTGacatgtcaaatacttgatgtcatgCAGATGTGTCCCTGCTTGGTGCGCCAAGTACAAAGACTGTTGGGTGGACATCGTGAACAAGTGGGTCTTGGAGGACACGTACACTTAGCGCAGAAGCCGTCAGAGGTGCCGCCTGGAGATGCAAGCGCCGTCATACCACCAAGGGAACCGGCCCCTCCCAGTCTACATGGAAAGATGGGTACGCTTTTGTtgatctatttatttatttattctagcgCTCAAttgtcattacttgtaatcatctttgtgttttcctcgcagtcccagtcgcatggtggccaggaaatcaacgagttcatggggtacGCCCTGGCTCACAAGGGCCCAGCGACAGCGGCGGAcaacgtctacaacccggaggatggGGCTGACGCGTACACCAACACGAGCGTCTACCCCAAGCTTGCCAAGTACACCTCGGTGGCTCGcacgcgccatggggaggacttcgatccaGCCACCCAGCCCCTGGATATGGACCTCGTgatgaggttgggaggagggaagcaacacagccggtactggatggccaaCAGCGCAATCGAGTCGTCCTCTGTTCCTAGACTGAGCCAGATTCGACAAACCAACACGAGCTCCTCCGACATCCCCATAGCACCTCGGCAGCCGAGCTCCATGCAGATGATGGCGGCATTTCAGGTAAGTAcagttttattcatcgttcactggttttacacatgtacctagcctttgcattgtttaaaccttGCGGGTGTAATATGTTAGGCCCAACTGGCATTGCAGG is part of the Miscanthus floridulus cultivar M001 chromosome 9, ASM1932011v1, whole genome shotgun sequence genome and encodes:
- the LOC136479496 gene encoding uncharacterized protein, which codes for MAPPRRRHTAPRSCPAEPAGPVPGPGPGHAPPRCLVPVPAPPRRRVATPVRPRHVTAPGPLPLSPSPAPCPGRSEKRRKERKEEGRGGRRRRRRRRRGGGGGGGSTTNQPIPDAQPSSHVVDHTSLGGPPRMDNHEWMYTGYASDRIREEVVRPHLEEYDGDAGMADMMADFHDAWFIEGLEEEEDLEETAQRWKSQLSLSRDGFDAMLTVLGKLLLEGHILPKNTYESQRLLRALKMSYEPIHACLNGCVLFRGDHEKATHCPKCNASRFVEVDGSDGKKKQSKIPKKVLWYLPFLPRIQRLYMTEESAKQMTWHKNGKRYSPDKMIHPSDGDAWKHFDDMHPGKAMEARNVCVALATDGFNPFGMMAAPYTCNNMGVFMQPVLDELQDAWEKGAWCVHGKFPCPTCKAAVMFTWLNKGGKYSSFDKHRQFLPDNHEFRRDIKHFTKGVEVTDPIPQIMGGAKATLMDIKEKSKDNVKARLDVEKMCDRPKLVMKTPAPGKRWKRDSDDYILKRGNRKEVLQWIKTLMFPDGYAANLSRGVNFKAMKVNGMKSHDFHIWIQRLLPAMTQGYLPEPVWRILAELSYFFH